The genomic region TTCACGTGTGGTACTGTGTCTTCACCCAGGTGGTACGGTTCTGGCAGCAGGGATTGCTCTGCAAAGAGGACTTGCGTCGAGTACGGCAGGGGGAACGCATCACGTCTTCCCCAGCTACGGGGCAGGATTCTGTCTTATCAACGACCTGGCTGTGGCTGCCAAATACTGGATGGAGGAATCCTCAAAGAAGAGGAAGGTCCTCATCGCAGATTTGGATGTGCATCAGGTTTAGCCCATACGATGCTGCAGAGGCCAGCGATCTCCTTACCTTACGGGCCTCTTTAGAGCGAGGGCAGGTTCCTCACCAGACTCCTGCTGTTGTCCTTCCTAAAGGGGGATGACACAGCCTACATCTTCAGGGAGGAACCTGATGTATTTACTTTCTCCATGCATTGTGGGAGCAACTTCCCCCTAAGGAAGCAGCAGAGCGACCTGGATGTCTCCCTGACGGATGGGTTAGAGGATAAGAAATACCTCGCAACAGTTAAGTTATGCTAACCTGCTAGAAGCAATGTGGGGAGAGTGTCCCAAAGGGTATTAAAAGCACACAGTCAGTTACGTAATAAACATAGTCTAATATACATGATTTGTGTATGAAGAGTATATATGCtgtactttattttaaattgtgCATGAGTTTCTAATCATTTCTCTCACAGACCAAAGACATAGGGGGAGAAGGTCACTCTCAACTGCACTTAGTATTGGAATTTGAGTAAATATATGTAATTATTGAAAACAGGGATGGCtaaatttcatccatccatccgttttccaaaccacttatcttc from Brienomyrus brachyistius isolate T26 chromosome 17, BBRACH_0.4, whole genome shotgun sequence harbors:
- the hdac12 gene encoding uncharacterized protein SYNPCC7002_A1628; protein product: MRVSRRVTKDSSGLPVVHNSKHVYDIPENHRFPMGKFQSILLFLLMDQIITNKQVWTPSLASEELLAPVHTEENVDNFLHGKISIEEQKRTGFSWSDGLATWCRYETGGTVLAAGIALQRGLASSTAGGTHHVFPSYGAGFCLINDLAVAAKYWMEESSKKRKVLIADLDVHQGDDTAYIFREEPDVFTFSMHCGSNFPLRKQQSDLDVSLTDGLEDKKYLATVKLC